The following are encoded in a window of Halosimplex halophilum genomic DNA:
- a CDS encoding DUF1616 domain-containing protein, producing MDTDPEPAARPVSGYQVDLVGAAVYTVVAVAVALVPGLDETALRPVIAVGFGLFLPGYAFVAGLFPAGGTVSLTARLVFSLAASLALLPLVGVALHVSPFAITGASALIATVALTLASLAVANRRREALPPDERFRLGPALPFDPTALLASEGRAESLVNGLVLVSLLVAAVSVSAAVTVQPPAERYTEFAVLGENETGDPSATAYPRWIDEEDGAPVYVSLGNHHQRAMDYTVVVTLSEDASGSGETIDRFGVELAPGERTQLRRTLSPPTTGRDLRLTFLLYRGDPPADPSRSTARQDLQLVVDVY from the coding sequence ATGGACACCGACCCGGAGCCGGCGGCCCGTCCGGTCTCCGGGTATCAGGTCGACCTCGTCGGGGCCGCGGTCTACACCGTGGTCGCGGTCGCGGTCGCCCTCGTGCCCGGGCTCGACGAGACGGCGCTTCGACCGGTCATCGCCGTCGGCTTCGGGCTGTTCCTCCCGGGATACGCGTTCGTCGCCGGGCTGTTCCCGGCCGGAGGGACGGTCTCACTCACGGCTCGGCTCGTGTTCTCTCTCGCGGCGAGCCTCGCGCTCCTCCCGCTGGTCGGCGTCGCCCTCCACGTCTCGCCGTTCGCGATCACGGGCGCGTCGGCCCTGATCGCGACGGTCGCGCTGACGCTCGCGTCGCTGGCGGTCGCGAACCGCCGCCGGGAGGCGCTCCCGCCCGACGAGCGGTTCCGGCTCGGCCCGGCCCTGCCCTTCGACCCGACCGCCCTCCTGGCCAGCGAGGGCCGCGCCGAGTCGCTGGTCAACGGGCTGGTCCTCGTGAGCCTCCTCGTCGCCGCCGTCAGCGTCTCGGCGGCCGTCACCGTCCAGCCGCCCGCGGAGCGCTACACCGAGTTCGCCGTGCTCGGGGAGAACGAGACCGGCGACCCCAGCGCGACGGCCTACCCGCGGTGGATCGACGAGGAGGACGGCGCGCCCGTCTACGTCTCGCTCGGCAACCACCACCAGCGCGCGATGGACTACACGGTGGTCGTCACGCTGTCCGAGGACGCCTCCGGGTCCGGCGAAACGATCGACCGGTTCGGCGTCGAACTGGCGCCGGGCGAGCGAACGCAACTCCGACGGACGCTCTCGCCGCCGACGACCGGGAGGGACCTGCGGCTCACGTTCCTGCTGTACCGCGGCGACCCGCCGGCCGACCCCTCCCGGTCGACGGCCCGGCAGGACCTCCAGCTCGTCGTCGACGTGTACTGA
- a CDS encoding glycosyltransferase family 4 protein, translated as MDIGYVSNVVYPFVTGGAEKRIHEIGRRLADRGHDVTVYGRHFWDGPAVRRHDGMTLRAVAPERDLYTDDRRSIAEAVDFAARATGPLVKRAGGHDVLVVSVFPYFPVFAGRLATATRTPLVTTWHEVWGEWWNEYLGRLAPFGRAVEYVAANVPQHAVAVSETTADDLARIGPDRDAITVVPNGIDFDHVRGVAPADEGTDLLFVGRLIADKNLDTLLRAFARVADRHDLSLAVVGDGPEREALGALADDLGVADRVEFRGFVEDHDDVLAAMRAATVFVSPSVREGFGITLVEAMAAGCRVVAADHPNVASAEVVGDAGHLVEPTVDGLVDGIETGLFGDPPATSPVERAGEFDWDRVATEALAAYRESAD; from the coding sequence GTGGACATCGGCTACGTCTCGAACGTGGTGTATCCGTTCGTCACGGGCGGTGCCGAGAAGCGGATCCACGAGATCGGCCGCCGGCTCGCCGACCGGGGCCACGACGTGACCGTCTACGGGCGGCACTTCTGGGACGGGCCCGCGGTCAGACGCCACGACGGGATGACCCTGCGGGCCGTCGCCCCCGAACGGGATCTGTATACGGACGACCGGCGGTCGATCGCGGAGGCGGTCGACTTCGCCGCCCGGGCGACCGGGCCGCTCGTGAAACGCGCCGGCGGCCACGACGTGCTCGTCGTCTCCGTCTTCCCGTACTTCCCGGTCTTCGCGGGGCGGCTCGCGACCGCGACGCGGACGCCGCTCGTCACGACGTGGCACGAGGTCTGGGGCGAGTGGTGGAACGAGTACCTCGGACGGCTCGCGCCGTTCGGCCGGGCCGTCGAGTACGTCGCCGCGAACGTCCCCCAGCACGCGGTCGCCGTCTCGGAGACCACCGCCGACGACCTCGCGCGGATCGGCCCCGACCGCGACGCGATCACCGTCGTCCCCAACGGGATCGACTTCGACCACGTTCGCGGGGTCGCCCCGGCCGACGAGGGGACGGACCTGCTGTTCGTCGGCCGGCTCATCGCCGACAAGAACCTCGACACGCTGCTGCGGGCGTTCGCGCGGGTCGCCGACCGCCACGACCTCTCGCTCGCGGTCGTCGGCGACGGTCCGGAACGGGAGGCGCTCGGCGCCCTCGCAGACGACCTCGGCGTGGCCGACCGCGTCGAGTTCCGCGGCTTCGTCGAGGACCACGACGACGTGCTGGCGGCGATGCGGGCCGCGACGGTGTTCGTCTCGCCGTCGGTCCGCGAGGGGTTCGGCATCACGCTCGTCGAGGCGATGGCGGCGGGCTGTCGGGTCGTCGCCGCCGACCACCCGAACGTCGCCAGCGCCGAGGTCGTCGGCGACGCCGGCCACCTGGTCGAACCCACGGTCGACGGGCTCGTCGACGGGATCGAGACCGGCCTGTTCGGCGACCCGCCGGCCACCTCGCCCGTCGAGCGCGCCGGCGAGTTCGACTGGGACCGCGTCGCCACGGAGGCGCTGGCGGCCTACCGCGAGAGCGCGGACTGA
- a CDS encoding sugar transferase, whose protein sequence is MNSRWQYRVASVGATLALTLVAVLVANHPFVQNLFALVPYFGGPAPAVLAGGQFTVAIATTVGVVAAAMWPVFKPRPRRILDTILLTQKRVLLAMVGLAALGYYNYTYKLPRSTLMIVTGLLFVVLPVAMAAIRRRPPGTERAVLVGDDPEAMGDVLATTDLDVVGYVSPFAGRDGEPSPDQAGYTDGGVVVEADPLAELECLGGLSRLEEVLVAYDVDTAVLAFGDADRMEFFGTLDTCYEHGVVAKVHRDHADSVLTSGVSERELLDIDLEPWDTQDYVVKRAFDIGFAATGLVVLAPVMAAVAVAVKLDSPGPVLYSQERTAEFGDRFPVYKFRSMVTDAEAASGPKLSEEDAGEVDPRVTRVGRFLRRTHLDEIPQLWSILVGDMSVVGPRPERPELDTEMETAADTWRRRWFVRPGLTGLAQINDATGHDPEEKLRYDVEYIRRQSFWFDLKIVIRQLWDVGADAVRTVRPNTDR, encoded by the coding sequence ATGAACTCGCGGTGGCAGTACCGGGTCGCGAGCGTGGGGGCGACGCTGGCCCTGACGCTCGTCGCCGTCCTCGTCGCGAACCACCCGTTCGTCCAGAACCTGTTCGCGCTGGTCCCGTACTTCGGGGGGCCGGCGCCGGCGGTGCTCGCGGGCGGGCAGTTCACGGTCGCCATCGCGACGACGGTCGGCGTCGTAGCCGCGGCGATGTGGCCCGTGTTCAAGCCGCGGCCGCGGCGGATCCTCGACACCATCCTCCTGACCCAGAAGCGGGTCCTGCTGGCGATGGTCGGCCTCGCCGCCCTTGGCTACTACAACTACACCTACAAGCTCCCGCGGTCGACGCTGATGATCGTGACCGGCCTGCTCTTCGTCGTCCTCCCGGTGGCGATGGCGGCGATCCGGCGGCGGCCGCCAGGCACCGAACGGGCCGTCCTCGTCGGCGACGACCCCGAGGCGATGGGCGACGTGCTCGCGACGACCGACCTCGACGTGGTCGGCTACGTCTCGCCGTTCGCGGGGCGGGACGGCGAGCCGTCCCCGGATCAGGCCGGCTACACCGACGGCGGCGTCGTCGTCGAGGCCGACCCCCTGGCGGAACTGGAGTGTCTCGGCGGGCTCTCCCGGCTGGAGGAAGTCCTCGTCGCCTACGACGTGGACACGGCCGTACTCGCGTTCGGGGACGCCGACCGCATGGAGTTCTTCGGCACGCTCGACACCTGTTACGAGCACGGCGTCGTCGCGAAGGTCCACCGCGACCACGCCGACAGCGTGCTGACCAGCGGCGTCTCCGAGCGCGAACTCCTCGACATCGACCTGGAACCGTGGGACACCCAGGACTACGTCGTCAAGCGGGCGTTCGACATCGGGTTCGCCGCGACGGGGCTGGTCGTCCTCGCGCCGGTGATGGCCGCCGTCGCCGTCGCCGTCAAACTCGACAGCCCCGGCCCGGTCCTGTACAGCCAGGAGCGCACCGCCGAGTTCGGCGACCGCTTCCCGGTGTACAAGTTCCGGAGCATGGTGACCGACGCCGAGGCCGCGTCCGGGCCGAAACTGAGCGAGGAGGACGCGGGGGAAGTCGACCCCAGAGTCACCCGGGTCGGTCGGTTCCTCCGGCGGACTCACCTCGACGAGATCCCCCAGCTGTGGTCGATCCTCGTCGGCGACATGAGCGTCGTCGGGCCGCGCCCGGAGCGACCCGAGCTGGACACCGAGATGGAGACGGCCGCCGACACGTGGCGCCGGCGGTGGTTCGTCCGGCCGGGCCTGACCGGTCTCGCGCAGATCAACGACGCGACCGGCCACGACCCCGAGGAGAAGCTCCGCTACGACGTGGAGTACATCCGCCGACAGTCGTTCTGGTTCGACCTCAAGATCGTGATCCGTCAGCTGTGGGACGTCGGCGCCGACGCGGTCCGAACCGTCCGGCCTAACACCGACCGATGA
- a CDS encoding sulfatase, translating into MSRPNVLFVVLDSVRADRLSSYGYERETTPGLDAFAAGADRYTRAVANSSWTMPAHGTFFTGRYPSEHGAGATHRRFSVPPERTLPARLSAAGYETVGLSTNPWVATDFDFDTGFDEFADVKAPLPFDPDGPNGHPRHILSELGKEEWQGPQKYPRFARWALDGNPLTRVVNTFSFRRDPASYADASVLNDRALSWIDGRDRDDPFFMFLNYMDAHEPYHPDEEWLGRFREGDCEADIEWHLRSLNESYDDAAVECINDRYDACLAYLDDQLATLFAELDARGLREETAVVVTADHGKCLGEHEFMGVGTFLYDELLEVPLLVDRPGEDGGTVDELTDQADVHDLILDIAGLDRPHDRPDGAFSETLGPNQDVAIPHRDIPAEGRRRIETDEGSLVVDVADGDVVRVSEASQTGALRERLDAHLDQCEPFGTAEGVDMDSGVRDQLEELGYL; encoded by the coding sequence ATGAGTCGGCCGAACGTGCTGTTCGTGGTGCTGGACTCGGTGCGGGCCGACAGGCTCTCCTCGTACGGGTACGAGCGGGAGACGACGCCCGGGCTCGACGCGTTTGCGGCCGGGGCCGACCGCTACACGCGGGCCGTGGCCAACAGCTCCTGGACGATGCCGGCCCACGGGACCTTCTTCACCGGCCGCTACCCGAGCGAACACGGCGCCGGCGCGACCCACCGACGGTTCTCGGTCCCCCCCGAGCGGACGCTCCCCGCCCGGCTCTCGGCGGCCGGCTACGAGACCGTCGGGCTGTCGACGAACCCGTGGGTCGCCACCGACTTCGACTTCGACACCGGGTTCGACGAGTTCGCCGACGTGAAGGCGCCGCTGCCGTTCGACCCCGACGGCCCGAACGGCCACCCGCGGCACATCCTCAGCGAACTCGGGAAAGAGGAGTGGCAGGGCCCACAGAAGTACCCGCGGTTCGCCCGCTGGGCGCTCGATGGCAACCCCCTGACACGGGTCGTCAACACCTTCTCGTTCCGGCGGGATCCGGCGAGCTACGCGGACGCGAGCGTCCTCAACGACCGCGCGCTGTCGTGGATCGACGGCCGCGACCGCGACGACCCCTTCTTCATGTTCCTCAACTACATGGACGCCCACGAACCCTACCACCCCGACGAGGAGTGGCTCGGGCGGTTCCGCGAGGGGGACTGCGAGGCCGACATCGAGTGGCACCTACGCTCGCTGAACGAGAGCTACGACGACGCCGCGGTCGAGTGCATCAACGACCGCTACGACGCCTGCCTGGCGTATCTCGACGACCAGCTGGCGACGCTGTTCGCCGAACTCGACGCCCGCGGGCTCCGGGAGGAGACGGCCGTCGTCGTCACCGCCGACCACGGGAAGTGCCTCGGCGAACACGAGTTCATGGGGGTCGGCACCTTCCTCTACGACGAACTCCTGGAGGTCCCGCTGCTCGTCGACCGGCCCGGCGAGGACGGGGGGACCGTCGACGAACTGACCGACCAGGCCGACGTACACGACCTGATCCTCGACATCGCGGGGCTCGACCGGCCCCACGACCGGCCCGACGGCGCCTTCAGCGAGACGCTCGGGCCGAACCAGGACGTGGCCATTCCCCACCGGGACATCCCCGCTGAAGGGCGGCGGCGTATCGAGACCGACGAGGGGTCGCTGGTCGTCGACGTCGCCGATGGTGACGTGGTCCGCGTCTCCGAGGCGTCGCAGACCGGCGCACTCCGGGAGCGGCTCGACGCGCACCTCGACCAGTGCGAACCGTTCGGCACCGCGGAGGGCGTCGACATGGACAGCGGCGTCCGCGACCAGCTCGAGGAACTCGGCTACCTCTGA
- a CDS encoding flippase, with product MSSISDSLGVLARGAVVVFVGTVAGRALGVLGQVLIVRALSVELFGQLALALTVVSAVGHVSLLGVPKGTTRLISGETEPSRRREVLHSSVVLVAVGAALATVLVYAFRHRIAALMDDPTLARNLLWFLPYLLVFPLAQVLFAVLQALKESARTTVARDLFPRVCGLALFGVLAALGYPYAGAIGYWLAIPALGALAGYAALAALGDRRPSLSVAVDGATLGRLWTFSWPLAVGSSIVMFLSDMDLLMIGLLLDTAAVGQYRAVQPLREITLFVLTSFTFLYYPIATEFYEEGAYADLDALYATATKWITTATLPLALTFVLFAPDVVRVFFTARYLPAAPALAVLIAGMFLRVVVGPNGAMLKAIDRTRVELVASALGLVVNVALNLLLIPRYRLVGAALATGAGFAVFNLVEVVAIYLETGSHPFSFDTVKPLVVTVAAGAGIARALAGRELSFVALLGVGAALTVVQVVALVVTRSLDERDRELVERWESRFGVDLAPVKRAIRWRR from the coding sequence GTGAGTTCGATCTCGGACAGCCTCGGCGTGCTCGCCCGCGGCGCGGTCGTGGTGTTCGTCGGCACCGTGGCCGGCCGGGCGCTCGGCGTCCTGGGGCAGGTGCTCATCGTCCGGGCGCTGTCCGTCGAGCTGTTCGGCCAGCTCGCGCTCGCGCTGACCGTCGTCTCGGCGGTCGGCCACGTCTCGCTGCTGGGCGTCCCCAAGGGGACCACGCGGCTCATCAGCGGCGAGACGGAGCCGTCGCGGCGCCGGGAGGTCCTCCACAGCAGCGTCGTCCTCGTGGCCGTCGGCGCCGCGCTGGCGACGGTGCTCGTCTACGCCTTCCGCCACCGGATCGCGGCCCTGATGGACGACCCGACGCTCGCGCGCAACCTCCTGTGGTTCCTCCCGTACCTGCTGGTCTTCCCGCTCGCGCAGGTGCTGTTCGCGGTGCTGCAGGCCCTGAAGGAGTCCGCCCGGACGACCGTCGCCCGCGACCTGTTTCCCCGGGTCTGTGGGCTGGCGCTGTTCGGCGTCCTGGCCGCCCTCGGCTACCCCTACGCCGGCGCCATCGGCTACTGGCTCGCGATCCCCGCGCTCGGTGCGCTGGCCGGCTACGCCGCGCTGGCCGCGCTGGGCGACCGCCGACCGTCGCTGTCGGTCGCGGTCGACGGGGCCACCCTGGGACGGCTCTGGACGTTCTCGTGGCCGCTCGCGGTCGGCTCGTCGATCGTCATGTTCCTCTCGGACATGGACCTGCTGATGATCGGGCTGTTGCTCGACACGGCGGCGGTCGGCCAGTACCGCGCCGTCCAGCCGCTCCGGGAGATCACGCTGTTCGTCCTCACGTCGTTCACCTTCCTCTACTACCCGATCGCGACGGAGTTCTACGAGGAGGGGGCCTACGCGGACCTCGACGCGCTGTACGCGACGGCCACCAAGTGGATCACGACGGCGACGCTCCCGCTCGCGCTGACGTTCGTGCTGTTCGCGCCCGACGTGGTCCGCGTGTTCTTCACCGCGCGGTACCTCCCGGCGGCGCCGGCGCTGGCCGTCCTGATCGCGGGGATGTTCCTCCGGGTCGTCGTCGGTCCGAACGGCGCGATGCTGAAGGCCATCGACCGGACCCGGGTCGAGTTGGTCGCGTCCGCGCTGGGGCTGGTGGTCAACGTCGCGCTCAACCTCCTGCTCATCCCCCGCTACCGGCTCGTCGGCGCGGCGCTGGCGACGGGCGCCGGCTTCGCCGTGTTCAACCTCGTGGAGGTGGTCGCGATCTACCTGGAGACCGGGAGCCACCCCTTCTCGTTCGACACCGTCAAGCCGCTGGTCGTGACGGTCGCCGCCGGAGCCGGGATCGCCCGCGCGCTCGCCGGTCGCGAGCTGTCGTTCGTTGCCCTGCTCGGCGTCGGCGCCGCGCTGACGGTCGTGCAGGTGGTCGCGCTCGTCGTCACCCGGAGTCTCGACGAGCGCGACCGGGAACTCGTCGAGCGGTGGGAGTCGCGCTTCGGGGTCGACCTGGCGCCCGTCAAGCGGGCGATCCGCTGGCGCCGGTGA
- a CDS encoding LamG-like jellyroll fold domain-containing protein, which produces MSEVREATADLVESRPAAEDALRDILAADESGPWSFDDVAVDSGTFGEIVAAGIVEEVDDGYRVADPDAVRGALDGSPGESQSGGGGASLTGRAAALRPASVDRRAVAALAVALLAVAVVRVALPMGAVFRNGDIVLSGNDPYLYRYWGEQLLERPAPALDPTALGSLPSSVATHDVAMVVAVWWTAALFGGTPETVGLVLAWYPVAAGVVSAALVYLVTVSVSADRRAGLAAVALLAVTPVHAFRTSLGFGDHHAFDYVWLAVAAYALVLVARERIDRDGPRLGVSATGWAAVAALSTAVTVQVTAWRGGPLLVAPLGLYALARSLADVRADRSPLSGSGPLLVALAGSAALTLALHALYGWLELYRALAPALLAVGSAFVVAAGELAHRRDLAARRAAAAEVGVGLAVTAVAWVAVPAVSEGVGEFLAYMREFGGSGIAETASLFSGAQGSLFAPLLLFGFVAVVALPVLAWAPVVGYREDRPAWLALGAYGWYLFALAVVQIRFAGQLSLFTAVFGGVGFVRLAAWVDIAEPSTALSGSPAAAIRGLGSPDLRTVGYVAVLFLLVGSLGMVQSPVKISQVTTDDATYGTAASIDDHAAAHDRTFPRNYVFSQWGRNRVYNYFVNGRAFSYGFALAEYESFVSATDPGDARAALSGREGYVVTAPAASLSDSTMQARLHRQFGSRSGSVAGLGHYRLIHDAGEGEQKAFAVVDGARVVGAGPANASVTLSVPVTVGNTSFTYERRVRTGPTGDVTLRVPYEGTYDLPLGNSSVTAAMVREGAQPGQYLAHWAFESAGTGTAVDRIGGHNGTVDGATPVAGPRGSALSFDAADGEFVNLGPDAVDLSGREAFTTCSWARVDDPGGPGNHDVLHLGTYEVVLSYDSANERWISYFHNGTEPNVVRANATGSGEWSHVCGRYDGEALSLWVDGERAGSVAASGAVRDSGGVDAIGGTGRRDRFFDGAVDDVHVYERALAPSEIRTLYGYGANETGR; this is translated from the coding sequence ATGTCCGAGGTTCGCGAGGCGACGGCCGACCTCGTGGAATCCCGCCCCGCCGCCGAAGACGCCCTCCGAGATATCCTCGCGGCCGACGAGTCCGGTCCGTGGTCGTTCGACGATGTCGCCGTCGACTCCGGCACGTTCGGCGAGATCGTCGCCGCCGGGATCGTCGAGGAGGTCGACGACGGGTACCGCGTCGCCGACCCCGACGCCGTCCGCGGGGCGCTCGACGGATCGCCGGGCGAGTCACAGTCCGGGGGCGGCGGCGCGTCGCTTACCGGGCGCGCCGCGGCTCTCCGACCGGCCTCCGTCGACCGGCGGGCGGTCGCCGCCCTCGCCGTCGCCCTGCTCGCCGTCGCCGTCGTTCGCGTCGCCCTGCCGATGGGCGCGGTGTTCCGGAACGGCGACATCGTCCTCAGCGGCAACGACCCGTACCTCTACCGCTACTGGGGCGAACAGCTTCTGGAGCGTCCGGCCCCGGCGCTGGACCCGACGGCGCTCGGGTCGCTCCCGTCCTCGGTGGCGACCCACGACGTGGCGATGGTCGTCGCGGTCTGGTGGACGGCCGCGCTGTTCGGCGGGACCCCCGAGACGGTCGGCCTCGTCCTCGCGTGGTACCCGGTCGCCGCCGGCGTGGTCAGCGCCGCCCTCGTCTACCTGGTCACGGTGTCGGTCAGCGCCGACCGGCGTGCGGGCCTCGCCGCCGTCGCCCTGCTGGCGGTCACGCCGGTCCACGCCTTCCGCACGTCGCTCGGCTTCGGCGACCACCACGCCTTCGACTACGTCTGGCTCGCGGTCGCCGCCTACGCCCTCGTGCTGGTCGCCCGCGAACGGATCGACCGCGACGGGCCGCGTCTGGGCGTCTCCGCGACCGGGTGGGCCGCCGTCGCGGCGCTCTCGACCGCGGTGACCGTTCAGGTGACCGCCTGGCGCGGCGGCCCGCTGCTGGTCGCGCCGCTGGGGCTGTACGCGCTGGCACGGTCGCTCGCGGACGTGCGAGCCGACCGCTCTCCCCTGTCGGGATCCGGCCCGCTGCTGGTCGCCCTCGCCGGGAGCGCCGCGCTGACGCTCGCGTTGCACGCGCTGTACGGCTGGCTGGAGCTGTATCGCGCGCTGGCGCCCGCGCTGCTGGCGGTCGGGAGCGCGTTCGTCGTCGCCGCGGGCGAGCTCGCTCACCGCCGGGACCTCGCGGCGCGCCGCGCGGCGGCCGCGGAAGTGGGCGTCGGCCTCGCCGTCACCGCGGTCGCCTGGGTCGCCGTCCCCGCGGTCTCCGAGGGGGTCGGCGAGTTCCTCGCCTACATGCGGGAGTTCGGCGGGAGCGGCATCGCCGAGACCGCCTCGCTGTTCTCGGGTGCGCAGGGCTCGCTGTTCGCGCCGCTGCTGCTGTTCGGGTTCGTCGCCGTCGTCGCGCTCCCGGTGCTGGCGTGGGCGCCTGTCGTCGGCTACCGCGAGGACCGCCCGGCGTGGCTCGCCCTCGGCGCGTACGGCTGGTACCTCTTCGCGCTCGCCGTCGTCCAGATCCGCTTCGCCGGCCAGCTCTCGCTGTTCACCGCCGTCTTCGGCGGCGTCGGCTTCGTCCGGCTGGCCGCCTGGGTCGATATCGCCGAACCGTCGACCGCCCTCTCCGGGTCGCCCGCCGCGGCGATCCGGGGGCTCGGCTCCCCCGACCTCCGGACGGTCGGCTACGTGGCCGTCCTCTTCCTGCTGGTCGGGAGCCTCGGGATGGTCCAGTCGCCGGTCAAGATCAGCCAGGTCACGACCGACGACGCCACCTACGGGACGGCCGCGTCGATCGACGACCACGCCGCCGCCCACGACCGGACGTTCCCGCGGAACTACGTGTTCAGCCAGTGGGGGCGCAACCGCGTCTACAACTACTTCGTCAACGGACGGGCGTTCTCCTACGGCTTCGCGCTCGCGGAGTACGAGTCGTTCGTCTCCGCGACCGACCCCGGCGACGCCCGCGCCGCGCTCAGCGGCCGCGAGGGCTACGTCGTGACCGCCCCGGCCGCCTCCCTGTCGGACTCGACGATGCAGGCGCGCCTGCACAGACAGTTCGGGAGCCGCTCGGGGTCGGTCGCGGGACTGGGACACTACCGGCTGATCCACGACGCCGGCGAGGGCGAGCAGAAGGCCTTCGCCGTCGTCGACGGCGCCCGCGTCGTGGGGGCCGGACCCGCGAACGCGTCGGTGACGCTCTCGGTCCCGGTCACCGTCGGGAACACCTCGTTCACCTACGAGCGGCGGGTCCGGACCGGGCCGACGGGCGACGTGACCCTGCGAGTCCCCTACGAGGGGACCTACGACCTGCCGCTGGGCAACAGTTCGGTGACGGCGGCCATGGTCCGGGAGGGCGCCCAGCCCGGCCAGTATCTGGCCCACTGGGCGTTCGAGTCCGCCGGGACCGGCACCGCCGTCGACCGGATCGGGGGTCACAACGGGACCGTCGACGGTGCGACCCCCGTCGCCGGGCCGCGCGGCTCCGCGCTGTCGTTCGACGCCGCCGACGGGGAGTTCGTGAACCTCGGGCCCGACGCGGTCGACCTCAGCGGGCGCGAGGCGTTCACCACCTGTTCGTGGGCGCGGGTCGACGACCCCGGGGGGCCGGGCAACCACGACGTGCTCCACCTCGGCACCTACGAGGTCGTGTTGAGCTACGACTCCGCCAACGAGCGGTGGATCTCGTATTTCCACAACGGGACCGAACCGAACGTGGTCCGGGCGAACGCGACCGGCTCCGGGGAGTGGAGCCACGTCTGCGGGCGCTACGACGGCGAGGCGCTGTCGCTCTGGGTCGACGGCGAGCGCGCCGGGAGCGTGGCCGCGAGCGGGGCCGTCCGGGACAGCGGCGGCGTCGACGCGATCGGCGGGACCGGACGCCGCGACCGCTTCTTCGACGGCGCGGTCGACGACGTCCACGTCTACGAGCGCGCCCTCGCCCCCTCGGAGATCCGGACGCTGTACGGCTACGGTGCGAACGAAACCGGCCGGTAG